A stretch of the Lolium perenne isolate Kyuss_39 chromosome 3, Kyuss_2.0, whole genome shotgun sequence genome encodes the following:
- the LOC139829954 gene encoding uncharacterized protein, whose amino-acid sequence MARSLGVKLAPTMVADITGLGTFAIVFNVVSVMIDTAPLCVLLFYPDLKEAKKYFTEQGFATGAVMNLMLMVYVYFVADDQHPDVLFVSAVGFILGTAYTFFLLAHRVVTADRACMPRFWMFVVLLTFLGACSGLLSGILMQYRGDGYIIFWMLFVALVALNGLTLFPIVSFDVDDVVQAN is encoded by the exons ATGGCTCGGAGCCTTGGAGTTAAGCTTGCGCCCACCATGGTTGCAGATATCACAGGGTTAGGAACATTTGCAATCGTGTTCAACGTGGTGTCTGTCATGATCGACACTGCTCCTCT ATGTGTTCTGCTGTTCtatccagatttgaaggaggcAAAGAAGTATTTCACTGAGCAAGGGTTCGCAACTGGAGCAGTGATGAACTTGATGCTCATGGTCTATGTGTACTTTGTGGCTGATGACCAGCACCCCGACGTTCTCTTTGTCAGTGCAGTGGGtttcatcctgggaactgcatatACTTTCTTTCTGTTGGCTCACCGTGTGGTTACAGCAGATAGAGCATGCATGCCACGATTTTGG ATGTTCGTTGTGCTCCTAACCTTTCTCGGTGCTTGCTCCGGTCTGCTCAGTGGCATTCTTATGCAGTACAGGGGCGACGGCTATATCATTTTCTGGATGCTCTTTGTGGCTTTAGTCGCACTCAATGGACTTACACTATTCCCAATAGTAAGTTTCGATGTAGACgatgtagtccaagctaattag